A region from the Negativicutes bacterium genome encodes:
- a CDS encoding septum formation initiator family protein yields the protein MAKGKLINIIFYSFIFAALVYFGCITYQHQVKLNDIATEKEKVGKTYLQLEEENKLLAQEKIKLADNQYIEKIAREDLGLVKKGETPIIKSSNN from the coding sequence ATGGCGAAAGGTAAATTAATAAATATAATATTTTACAGTTTTATCTTTGCGGCACTGGTTTATTTCGGTTGCATTACTTATCAACATCAAGTTAAATTAAATGATATTGCCACAGAAAAAGAAAAAGTCGGTAAAACCTATTTGCAATTGGAAGAAGAAAATAAATTATTAGCACAAGAAAAAATAAAACTTGCTGATAATCAATATATTGAAAAAATTGCCAGAGAAGATTTAGGTTTGGTGAAAAAAGGCGAAACACCAATAATTAAGTCGAGTAATAATTAG
- a CDS encoding RNA-binding protein S1 — translation MSIEVGSVVEGVVTGITNFGAFVELPEGKVGLIHISEVADVYVRDVKDFLKEQDSVKVKVLSVDDRGKIGLSIKQAMPKSAPTVPKLDNRPAVGEGSYQQAPRRTAANDFKKPNRFNTPSFEDKLSRFLKDSDERLSDLKKNTDSKRGGRGGARYAD, via the coding sequence ATGTCCATCGAAGTTGGCAGTGTGGTTGAAGGCGTTGTTACCGGAATTACTAATTTTGGTGCATTTGTCGAGTTACCAGAAGGAAAAGTTGGTTTAATTCATATTTCAGAGGTTGCGGATGTTTATGTTCGTGACGTAAAAGATTTCCTAAAAGAACAAGATTCAGTAAAGGTAAAAGTACTATCTGTTGATGATCGAGGGAAAATTGGCTTGTCGATCAAACAAGCAATGCCGAAAAGCGCACCAACAGTACCGAAACTCGATAATAGACCGGCAGTCGGAGAAGGAAGCTATCAACAGGCACCAAGAAGAACTGCAGCCAACGATTTTAAGAAACCAAATCGTTTTAATACTCCTTCTTTTGAAGATAAGTTAAGCAGGTTTTTAAAAGATAGTGATGAAAGATTATCTGACTTGAAGAAAAATACAGATTCAAAACGTGGTGGCCGTGGTGGCGCCCGCTATGCAGATTAA
- a CDS encoding threonine/serine exporter family protein: MQQKLTEIVRIATLAGEILLKNGAETFRVEDTMERVAKACGAYRVDTFVTPTGVFISIRQENGKTLTGLKRIKKRRISLDRIAKVNEVSRALVEGRVDYQTALEQLRQIAKAKNTFSWLTAILASGVVGSGTAVIQNGGIGEVLVAFLAAALVRSIAHLIVRLNGVPFVFEFLGGATTALLGVWACKFYPQLYLDAIIVGGIMPMVPGVAITNSLRDLMAGFLLTGVARGMEAMVTTAAVAMGVMIVLAGLG, translated from the coding sequence ATGCAACAAAAACTGACGGAAATTGTTAGAATTGCTACCTTGGCTGGAGAAATATTACTAAAAAATGGAGCAGAAACGTTTAGGGTAGAAGATACTATGGAACGAGTAGCAAAAGCTTGTGGTGCTTATCGTGTCGATACTTTTGTAACACCAACGGGGGTGTTTATTTCTATTCGTCAAGAAAATGGTAAAACTCTAACGGGACTGAAAAGAATAAAGAAGCGACGGATTAGTTTAGATCGTATAGCCAAAGTTAATGAGGTTTCAAGAGCTTTAGTGGAAGGTCGAGTTGATTATCAAACTGCCTTGGAACAATTACGACAAATCGCCAAAGCAAAGAATACTTTTTCTTGGCTCACGGCAATTCTTGCTTCGGGAGTGGTTGGCTCTGGTACGGCAGTAATTCAAAACGGCGGAATTGGGGAAGTGCTGGTGGCTTTTTTGGCGGCAGCGTTAGTTCGTTCAATTGCTCATTTAATTGTCAGATTAAATGGAGTGCCATTTGTCTTTGAATTCTTAGGCGGGGCAACTACTGCTTTATTAGGAGTTTGGGCGTGTAAATTTTATCCTCAGCTATATTTAGATGCGATTATTGTTGGTGGAATTATGCCGATGGTTCCAGGGGTAGCAATTACTAATTCTTTGCGAGATTTGATGGCGGGATTTTTATTGACCGGTGTTGCACGAGGGATGGAAGCGATGGTAACAACAGCAGCGGTAGCGATGGGCGTAATGATTGTCTTGGCCGGTTTAGGGTGA
- a CDS encoding threonine/serine exporter family protein gives MMIVKIIAVFFLSTAIGIMYRIPRKLVAYAGLVGVVAWIVKVMVESGLHSPILATFIGSVAIGLSAEILARILKKPASIFIIPGFIPLVPGGSAYNTIVKMVQGDYISGVTMGMKTILTGASMAFGIFISATIVRLILDYKNNKYEEINANDDH, from the coding sequence ATGATGATAGTAAAAATAATAGCTGTATTCTTCCTCTCTACTGCTATTGGAATTATGTATCGTATTCCGCGTAAATTAGTAGCTTATGCCGGATTAGTTGGAGTAGTAGCTTGGATTGTTAAGGTTATGGTTGAAAGTGGCTTGCATAGTCCAATTTTAGCAACTTTCATTGGCAGTGTTGCAATTGGTCTTTCAGCAGAAATTTTGGCACGAATATTGAAAAAGCCAGCTTCTATTTTTATTATTCCCGGTTTTATTCCGTTAGTTCCCGGTGGCAGTGCTTATAATACTATTGTCAAAATGGTGCAAGGTGATTATATTAGCGGTGTTACGATGGGGATGAAAACTATTTTAACTGGAGCTTCGATGGCTTTTGGAATTTTTATCAGTGCGACGATAGTACGCTTGATTTTAGATTATAAAAATAATAAATATGAAGAAATAAATGCTAATGATGATCATTAA
- the tilS gene encoding tRNA lysidine(34) synthetase TilS: MLDKVKTWCLKHHLIDNNDKLIVACSGGPDSLAMLNILQQLSQEFNLTLIVAHFNHKLRGQESDEDEAFVKAFAQANNLTFASTGVDVNQYCQNNKLSLEEGARILRYQYLRTLAQQHQADKIAVGHNKDDQAETVLLNLLRGAGSCGIAGISAKSCDIIRPLLSTTRTEIESYCQQEKLVPRIDKSNLEPCYLRNKIRLKLLPQLLQYNNSIVETLWKTAEIIGTENDYLATEAQKVWTEVISITDEIIVVKKGLFNNLHKALQRVIIRQIIEQKQGHTKGISFEHIEKVINYVATTKSGGIIELPQQLLVENKYQEFQFYFATEKHKLPQIMAQELPVSATTILQGFSGMIKVEVLDNYVKPYDNQAIFDYDKIVLPLYVRSRKDGDVFKPQGFNGRKKLKKFFIDQKIDQDQRVMIPLLCDSTNQILWVLGYRQSSIASIDETTTKYLLLTKIQGV, encoded by the coding sequence ATGTTAGATAAGGTTAAAACTTGGTGTTTAAAACACCACTTAATAGATAATAACGATAAGCTGATTGTAGCCTGCTCCGGAGGGCCGGACTCATTGGCAATGTTAAATATATTACAGCAACTGAGCCAAGAATTTAATTTAACCTTGATTGTTGCTCATTTTAATCATAAGCTCAGAGGGCAAGAGTCTGATGAGGATGAGGCTTTTGTCAAAGCCTTTGCGCAAGCTAATAACCTGACCTTTGCTAGTACTGGCGTTGATGTTAATCAATATTGTCAAAACAATAAACTTTCGCTAGAAGAAGGCGCTAGAATATTACGTTATCAATATCTTAGAACCTTAGCGCAGCAACATCAGGCTGATAAAATTGCTGTGGGGCATAATAAAGATGATCAAGCTGAAACGGTTTTACTTAATTTATTAAGGGGGGCCGGAAGTTGTGGAATAGCTGGAATTAGTGCTAAAAGTTGTGATATAATAAGACCGTTATTGTCTACAACCAGAACTGAAATTGAAAGTTATTGTCAGCAGGAAAAGTTAGTACCGAGAATTGATAAATCTAATTTGGAACCTTGTTATTTGAGAAATAAAATTCGACTAAAGTTATTACCACAATTATTGCAATATAATAATTCAATCGTTGAGACTTTATGGAAGACGGCTGAAATTATTGGAACGGAAAATGACTATCTTGCAACAGAAGCGCAAAAAGTTTGGACTGAGGTAATCAGTATAACTGATGAGATTATAGTGGTGAAAAAAGGCTTGTTTAATAATCTGCATAAAGCGCTACAACGAGTAATAATTCGCCAAATTATTGAACAAAAACAAGGGCATACTAAGGGTATCAGCTTTGAGCATATTGAAAAAGTAATAAATTATGTTGCTACCACTAAAAGCGGTGGAATCATAGAATTACCGCAACAGCTCTTAGTGGAAAATAAATACCAAGAGTTTCAATTTTATTTTGCCACTGAAAAACATAAATTACCGCAAATTATGGCGCAAGAACTGCCAGTTTCGGCAACTACGATCTTACAAGGCTTTTCAGGGATGATAAAAGTAGAAGTGCTTGATAATTATGTAAAGCCTTATGATAATCAAGCTATCTTCGATTATGATAAAATAGTATTGCCACTGTATGTCAGAAGTCGTAAGGATGGCGATGTTTTTAAGCCACAAGGGTTTAACGGTAGAAAGAAATTGAAAAAGTTTTTTATTGATCAGAAAATAGACCAAGACCAAAGAGTTATGATACCATTACTATGTGACAGTACTAATCAAATTTTATGGGTACTGGGTTATCGACAAAGTTCAATAGCGTCTATTGATGAAACAACCACAAAATATTTATTGTTAACAAAGATTCAGGGAGTGTAA
- the hpt gene encoding hypoxanthine phosphoribosyltransferase encodes MINDVEKVLLSEEQLSQKIAELGEEISKDYQGKEIVAICVLKGAILFMADLARAVKVPMALDFMAVSSYGNGTSTSGTVRILKDLDNSIEGKHVLVVEDIIDSGVTLKYLLKNLKSRKPASIKLCTLLNKPERRRVEVDIDYCGFTVPDYFLVGYGLDYAEKYRNLPFIGILKPAIYE; translated from the coding sequence ATGATTAACGATGTAGAAAAAGTATTATTAAGTGAAGAGCAATTATCACAAAAAATTGCCGAGTTGGGAGAAGAAATCAGCAAGGATTATCAGGGGAAAGAGATTGTTGCGATCTGTGTGTTAAAGGGCGCAATTTTATTTATGGCTGATTTGGCTAGGGCTGTGAAAGTTCCAATGGCACTTGATTTTATGGCAGTATCAAGCTATGGCAATGGTACTAGCACTAGTGGCACCGTGAGAATTTTAAAAGATTTAGATAATAGTATTGAAGGAAAACATGTCTTAGTAGTAGAAGATATTATTGATTCCGGAGTAACTTTAAAGTATTTATTGAAAAATTTAAAATCACGCAAACCGGCAAGTATTAAGCTTTGTACACTACTAAATAAGCCGGAACGTCGTCGCGTGGAAGTTGATATTGATTATTGTGGTTTTACGGTACCGGATTATTTCTTGGTGGGTTATGGACTTGATTACGCTGAAAAATATCGTAATTTACCGTTTATCGGTATTTTAAAACCTGCGATATATGAATAA
- the ftsH gene encoding ATP-dependent zinc metalloprotease FtsH, which translates to MNKFVKNIGFYLLIILIAISAIDYFSSRVAVKPEINYSELLRQVQEQNVKGVTIVENSIKGQLADGTEFTTVAPNDPNLINTLRDKGVEIKAELPPQPPWWTGIFSSLLPMLLLIGVWFFIMQQTQGGGNKVMSFGKSRAKLNSEENLKVTFKDVAGADEAKQELEEVVEFLKYPKKFNDLGARIPKGVLLVGPPGTGKTLLAKAVAGESGVPFFSISGSDFVEMFVGVGASRVRDLFEQAKKSAPCIVFIDEIDAVGRQRGAGLGGGHDEREQTLNQLLVEMDGFAANEGIIIIAATNRPDILDPALLRPGRFDRQIVVDRPDVKGREEILKVHTKGKPIGDTVNLAVLARRTPGFTGADLSNLVNEAALLTARRDKKKIEMTEMEESIERVVAGPERKSKVISDKEKRLTAYHEAGHTLIGMMLKHTDPVHKVSIIPRGRAGGYTLMLPKEDRYYATRSELLDQLKTFLGGRVAEEVVLNEISTGAQNDLERASSLIRKMITEYGMSDVLGPITFGRKQDHQVFLGRDISRDRNYSEEVAHAIDKEVKKYMEEAYVECRKMLNENIDKLHLIANALIERETLEASELEQLMKTGSLDDNAKGASENGENLVLNITSNIGSDNN; encoded by the coding sequence TTGAATAAATTTGTCAAAAATATAGGCTTTTATTTACTGATAATATTAATTGCTATTTCAGCAATTGATTATTTTTCAAGCCGTGTTGCTGTGAAACCTGAAATAAATTATAGTGAACTTTTAAGACAAGTTCAGGAGCAAAATGTTAAAGGTGTAACCATTGTGGAAAACAGTATCAAAGGTCAATTGGCTGATGGTACGGAGTTTACAACCGTAGCACCAAATGATCCTAACTTAATTAATACTCTTCGTGATAAGGGTGTAGAAATTAAAGCGGAATTACCACCGCAACCACCATGGTGGACAGGAATTTTTTCCTCGTTATTACCGATGTTATTGTTAATTGGGGTATGGTTTTTTATCATGCAACAAACCCAAGGTGGCGGTAACAAAGTGATGTCCTTTGGTAAAAGTCGGGCGAAGCTTAATAGCGAAGAAAATTTAAAAGTAACTTTTAAAGATGTTGCTGGTGCTGATGAAGCGAAGCAAGAGTTAGAAGAAGTTGTAGAATTTTTAAAATATCCGAAGAAGTTTAACGATTTAGGTGCTAGAATTCCCAAAGGGGTATTACTGGTTGGCCCGCCGGGAACAGGAAAGACGTTACTGGCTAAAGCTGTTGCCGGTGAATCTGGGGTACCATTTTTCAGTATCAGCGGTTCAGACTTTGTAGAGATGTTTGTCGGCGTTGGTGCTTCTAGGGTTAGAGATTTGTTTGAGCAAGCGAAAAAAAGTGCGCCGTGTATTGTTTTTATTGATGAGATTGATGCGGTTGGACGTCAACGTGGTGCCGGCTTAGGCGGGGGACATGATGAGCGTGAACAAACTTTAAATCAATTATTAGTCGAAATGGATGGGTTTGCGGCTAATGAAGGCATCATTATTATTGCAGCAACTAATCGACCGGACATTTTGGATCCGGCATTATTAAGACCGGGTCGTTTTGATCGACAAATTGTGGTGGATCGTCCTGATGTAAAAGGGCGCGAAGAAATTTTAAAAGTCCATACTAAAGGAAAACCGATTGGCGATACTGTTAATTTAGCTGTTTTAGCGAGAAGAACACCGGGCTTTACCGGCGCTGATTTGAGTAATTTAGTAAATGAAGCGGCGTTGTTAACAGCACGACGTGATAAGAAAAAAATTGAAATGACCGAGATGGAAGAATCCATTGAACGAGTTGTGGCTGGACCGGAGCGTAAGAGTAAAGTTATCAGTGATAAAGAAAAACGCCTGACTGCTTATCATGAGGCTGGTCATACTTTAATCGGCATGATGTTAAAGCATACTGATCCGGTACACAAAGTTTCCATTATACCGCGTGGACGTGCCGGTGGTTATACCTTGATGTTGCCGAAAGAAGATCGCTACTATGCAACGCGAAGCGAGCTTTTAGATCAATTAAAGACATTTTTAGGCGGCCGAGTGGCGGAAGAAGTTGTTTTAAATGAAATCAGCACCGGTGCGCAAAATGATTTGGAGCGAGCTAGTAGCTTGATTCGTAAAATGATTACAGAATATGGGATGAGTGATGTGTTAGGGCCGATTACTTTTGGACGCAAGCAAGATCATCAAGTGTTCTTGGGACGTGATATTTCAAGAGATCGAAACTACAGTGAAGAAGTTGCTCATGCTATTGATAAAGAAGTTAAAAAGTATATGGAAGAAGCTTATGTGGAGTGTCGTAAAATGTTAAATGAAAACATTGATAAGTTACACTTGATTGCTAATGCGTTGATTGAGCGCGAAACTTTAGAAGCTTCGGAATTAGAACAATTAATGAAAACAGGCTCTTTAGATGATAATGCTAAGGGTGCTAGTGAAAATGGTGAAAATTTGGTACTAAATATTACTAGCAATATTGGTTCAGACAATAATTAA
- a CDS encoding asparaginase: MAEILLNYTRAGKVESVHYGDFVVVDVNGKIIDSVGEPHKKMFWRSAAKPFQALPFVKEGGVERFNITQEELALMTSSHSGEEFHVKLVNELLEKVDLDVSALDCGPATPMSSKAAKALTAQGLRPEAVHNACSGKHSGMLALAQAMMVEVEGYTKPDHKVQQKMIEAVAKSTNLAVNEVEIGIDGCGVPVFYLPLYNMSLAYARLAQPEAGQWGEDEQDIKTIRDAMIAHPLIVSGTGRIDSLVTQITKGRIIAKIGAEAVYCLAAVDKGWGITFKIQDGSFRAINQVVIGILKRLNLLTAEEYAQLVEKFPPILKNHRGDVIGTIEVGF; the protein is encoded by the coding sequence ATGGCGGAAATTTTATTAAATTATACGAGAGCAGGCAAGGTGGAGAGTGTTCACTATGGAGATTTTGTAGTAGTTGATGTTAATGGTAAAATTATTGATTCAGTAGGAGAACCACACAAAAAAATGTTTTGGCGTTCAGCGGCGAAACCATTTCAAGCCTTACCGTTTGTGAAAGAAGGCGGGGTAGAACGTTTTAATATTACGCAAGAAGAATTGGCGTTGATGACTTCTTCACACAGTGGGGAGGAGTTTCATGTTAAATTGGTTAATGAGTTATTAGAGAAGGTTGATCTTGATGTTAGTGCCCTTGATTGTGGTCCGGCGACCCCAATGAGTAGTAAAGCAGCAAAAGCATTGACAGCTCAAGGCTTAAGACCAGAAGCGGTTCATAATGCTTGCTCCGGTAAACATTCTGGAATGCTAGCATTAGCTCAAGCGATGATGGTTGAGGTTGAAGGTTATACCAAGCCTGATCATAAAGTTCAGCAAAAGATGATTGAAGCGGTAGCAAAAAGTACTAACCTAGCGGTAAATGAAGTTGAAATCGGCATTGATGGTTGTGGGGTTCCGGTTTTTTATTTGCCGTTATATAATATGTCATTAGCTTATGCCAGACTGGCTCAGCCAGAAGCAGGTCAGTGGGGTGAAGATGAACAGGATATTAAAACTATTCGTGATGCGATGATTGCACATCCGTTAATTGTTTCTGGAACCGGTAGAATTGATTCCTTGGTAACGCAAATTACTAAGGGGCGTATTATTGCCAAAATTGGTGCGGAAGCGGTATATTGCTTAGCTGCGGTAGACAAAGGCTGGGGAATAACTTTTAAAATTCAAGACGGCTCTTTTAGAGCAATTAATCAAGTTGTTATCGGAATTTTAAAACGGTTGAATTTGTTAACGGCTGAAGAATATGCACAGTTAGTAGAAAAGTTTCCACCGATTTTAAAAAATCATCGTGGAGATGTTATCGGCACAATTGAAGTAGGTTTCTAA
- a CDS encoding HAMP domain-containing protein — protein sequence MIKSIFGKILASNILIIFVLAFALGLSMYHLTLNHLIDTKRHELFNTGIALTKIIQPALQQNIITQPLLDNLGDLSGSNLWIADKSGQTLYGRAPRRWENVFPEEATEITALFNGTPQSWLHNGRHHMDPSIIIAIPLPETPDKALFLYTPIMGINKNANELTTLLSYVIIISIILTALLSFIISRNITKPLSNISQAAANFASGNYQARATVLSDDEVGQLGSAFNEMAIKLEKIDSNRREFLANVTHDLKTPLAVIQALTETLLDDLVKAPEKKQEYLQKILLENKNMNLLISDLLNLAQLESGQLSFHYEKINATKYLRQHFESYQSLMKEKNLQLQLTIHDNLNEFFIDQQRLQQVLNNIMSNAIKYSPISGTIAVNISKNKDFLEITITDNGIGITANDLPFIWDRFYKADKSRNRKEGGTGLGLAITKMLVLAMKGTVTVKSTPNVETCFTINLPFKS from the coding sequence ATGATTAAATCTATTTTCGGGAAAATATTAGCTTCAAATATTTTAATTATTTTCGTCCTAGCCTTTGCCTTAGGTCTATCAATGTATCATTTGACATTAAATCATCTTATCGATACCAAACGTCATGAACTTTTTAATACCGGTATTGCACTGACTAAAATAATTCAACCGGCACTACAACAAAACATCATCACTCAACCGTTGTTAGATAATCTTGGAGATTTAAGTGGCTCTAATTTATGGATTGCTGATAAAAGCGGACAAACACTTTATGGCAGAGCTCCGCGTCGCTGGGAAAACGTTTTTCCGGAGGAGGCTACTGAAATAACAGCTCTGTTTAATGGCACTCCCCAATCTTGGCTCCATAATGGTCGCCATCACATGGATCCTTCTATCATTATCGCCATCCCTTTACCAGAAACACCTGATAAAGCCTTATTTCTCTATACCCCAATTATGGGCATCAACAAAAATGCCAATGAATTAACCACTTTGTTATCATATGTTATTATCATCAGTATTATCTTAACAGCATTATTATCATTTATTATTTCACGCAATATTACCAAGCCCCTCAGTAATATTTCACAAGCAGCAGCAAATTTTGCCAGCGGTAATTATCAAGCACGTGCTACTGTACTAAGTGATGATGAGGTCGGTCAACTAGGCTCAGCCTTTAACGAGATGGCAATTAAATTAGAGAAAATAGACAGCAATCGGCGTGAGTTTTTAGCCAATGTCACCCATGATTTAAAAACACCACTTGCAGTTATCCAAGCTTTAACAGAAACACTGTTAGATGACCTAGTCAAAGCTCCGGAGAAAAAGCAAGAATACCTCCAAAAAATTCTTCTCGAAAATAAAAACATGAATTTACTTATTTCTGATTTACTAAACTTAGCTCAGTTAGAATCAGGACAGTTGTCTTTTCACTATGAAAAAATAAATGCTACGAAGTATCTACGCCAGCATTTCGAAAGCTACCAATCTTTAATGAAAGAGAAAAATTTACAATTACAGTTAACCATCCATGATAATCTCAACGAATTTTTCATTGACCAACAACGCTTACAGCAAGTTTTAAACAATATTATGAGTAATGCAATCAAGTATTCTCCTATCAGCGGAACAATTGCTGTTAACATTAGTAAAAATAAAGATTTTTTAGAGATAACTATTACTGATAATGGTATTGGCATTACCGCTAACGATTTACCGTTTATTTGGGATCGATTTTATAAAGCCGATAAATCTCGCAATCGTAAAGAAGGCGGAACCGGCTTAGGTCTGGCCATTACGAAAATGTTGGTACTAGCTATGAAGGGTACCGTTACCGTAAAGAGCACCCCTAATGTGGAAACTTGTTTCACCATCAATTTGCCCTTTAAAAGCTGA
- a CDS encoding response regulator, which yields MIMKILIADDEESIIEVVKIYLEKEGYSVLTALDGDTALELEIAEKPDLLILDIMLPKMSGLELCRAIEREVPVIFLTAKTSEEDKIAGFALGADDYITKPFSPRELIARVKAVMRRSNLAGTDGIISVDGMSIDLNNKNVKIADALVTLTPKEFELLYFLLKHPKQTFSREKLLTNIWGYDFEGDERTVDATIKRLRQKLLHPHYHYIQTSRGFGYKFEVLKHD from the coding sequence ATTATTATGAAAATATTAATTGCTGATGATGAAGAAAGCATTATCGAAGTTGTAAAAATATATTTAGAAAAAGAAGGTTATAGCGTTTTAACGGCTTTAGATGGCGATACTGCGCTAGAGCTTGAAATTGCAGAAAAGCCTGATTTATTAATCTTAGATATTATGTTACCGAAAATGAGTGGCTTAGAACTATGTCGCGCCATTGAGCGAGAGGTGCCGGTAATTTTTCTTACTGCCAAAACAAGTGAAGAAGATAAGATAGCCGGCTTTGCTTTAGGGGCCGATGACTATATTACCAAACCCTTTAGCCCCCGAGAATTAATCGCCAGAGTAAAGGCCGTTATGCGTCGGAGCAATTTAGCCGGTACCGATGGCATCATTAGTGTTGACGGTATGAGCATTGATTTAAACAATAAAAATGTTAAAATTGCTGATGCTTTAGTTACCTTAACTCCAAAAGAGTTTGAGTTATTATATTTCCTCTTAAAGCACCCTAAACAAACATTTTCACGCGAAAAATTATTAACTAATATTTGGGGCTATGATTTCGAAGGAGATGAACGAACGGTCGATGCTACGATTAAACGTTTGCGACAAAAATTACTACATCCTCACTACCACTACATTCAAACAAGCCGAGGATTTGGCTATAAATTTGAGGTATTAAAACATGATTAA